From one Salinibacterium hongtaonis genomic stretch:
- a CDS encoding VOC family protein translates to MAIGSISEIGYVSLATRDLRASMENAEKILGLTPLETTKDKAYFSSGTGTRDLIYTASETDGADHFGLIAPNRDEIDAIRAKVDRRGYRVLAEQPIEDFIEAGFAFIGPEGFTFHVHLGPSRYDHRSGGIGPDRLGHITVRAIDTVAFARFLVDVFDFRVSDRIGVDQGFFLRCNPDHHGIALVKSDWTGLHHHAWETQSIADLGKLGDRLANSGSRLIWGPVRHGAGHNIACYYQEPNGSVIELYTDLERIYDKERDETVWDADDLNWLNRWDGNMPVLMTTAGCGLLSR, encoded by the coding sequence ATGGCGATTGGTTCGATCTCGGAGATTGGTTATGTCTCCCTCGCTACGCGCGACCTGCGGGCGTCAATGGAGAATGCGGAGAAGATCCTCGGGCTGACGCCGCTTGAGACCACAAAGGATAAGGCGTACTTCAGCTCAGGAACGGGCACTCGGGACCTTATCTACACGGCCTCCGAGACCGACGGAGCTGACCACTTCGGTCTTATTGCTCCGAACCGCGACGAGATCGATGCGATTAGGGCGAAGGTCGATCGGCGGGGCTACCGCGTGCTCGCTGAGCAGCCGATCGAAGATTTCATTGAGGCGGGCTTCGCCTTCATCGGCCCAGAAGGCTTCACCTTTCACGTTCACCTTGGGCCCAGCCGCTACGATCATCGCTCTGGCGGCATCGGTCCCGACAGGCTGGGCCACATCACCGTGCGCGCGATCGACACCGTCGCCTTCGCGCGGTTCCTCGTTGATGTTTTCGACTTTCGCGTCTCCGACCGCATCGGTGTAGACCAGGGATTCTTTCTTCGCTGCAACCCCGATCACCACGGAATCGCCCTCGTCAAGAGCGACTGGACTGGTCTTCACCACCACGCGTGGGAGACGCAGTCGATTGCCGACCTGGGAAAGCTGGGCGACCGGCTCGCAAACTCCGGTTCCCGTCTGATCTGGGGGCCCGTTCGACACGGTGCCGGGCACAACATCGCGTGCTACTACCAGGAGCCGAACGGCTCGGTCATCGAGCTCTACACCGATCTCGAGCGCATCTACGACAAGGAGCGCGACGAAACCGTCTGGGACGCCGATGACCTCAACTGGCTCAACCGGTGGGACGGCAATATGCCCGTGCTCATGACCACTGCGGGCTGCGGCCTGCTTTCGCGCTGA